The following proteins are encoded in a genomic region of Oncorhynchus kisutch isolate 150728-3 linkage group LG4, Okis_V2, whole genome shotgun sequence:
- the LOC109888797 gene encoding indoleamine 2,3-dioxygenase 2, with the protein MGDGERFPRSALQIDLDCFFVSEEFGFILEQPATDLPDYYRVWMGLASNLTPLIQTHKLRDLVNEMPVLSPHHLKGHRELRLAHLALGFITMGYVWQEGQHLPAQTLPKSLALPYWLVSKRLGLPPILTYADSVLVNWRLKDPTGDMEIGNLETLFSFPGGESCKGFFLVSLLVERAASSGIQGAFSVMNAVVTCDIISIQKGLYKVGQSLRKMKEIFELMHRHVDPTAFHGTLRIFFSGWRDNPMLPGGLLYEGIVEEPMMLSGGSAAQSSSIQCFDALLGICHDDHAASFLKRMREYMLPSHRQLIETLSGCPPLRDFILSCSSPSLCVNYDSCVSALVNLRSYHLSAVTRYITVPGHRARAMRCPLNGVGSALDETGTGGSSPLPFLKSIRDATQRALISQT; encoded by the exons ACAGACCTTCCAGATTACTACCGGGTATGGATGGGCTTGGCCAGCAACCTCACACCCCTCATCCAAACACATAAGCTGCGAGACCTGGTCAATGAG ATGCCAGTGCTGAGTCCCCATCACCTAAAGGGCCACCGGGAGCTGAGGCTGGCTCACCTGGCCCTGGGCTTCATCACCATGGGGTATGTCTGGCAGGAGGGGCAACACCTGCCGGCCCAG ACTCTCCCCAAATCCCTGGCTCTGCCCTACTGGCTGGTCTCCAAGAGACTCGGCCTGCCTCCCATCCTGACCTATGCAGACTCTGTTCTGGTCAACTGGAGACTCAAGGACCCTACAGG GGACATGGAAATTGG GAACTTGGAAACACTGTTCTCTTTTCCTGGGGGAGAAAGCTGTAAAGGGTTCTTCCTGGTCTCTCTTTTGGTGGAGAGGGCTGCTAGCTCAGGGATACAG GGGGCGTTTTCAGTGATGAATGCTGTGGTAACCTGTGACATCATCAGCATTCAGAAGGGCCTCTACAAAGTGGGCCAGTCTCTGAGGAAGATGAAGGAAATATTTGAGCTCATGCACA GGCATGTGGACCCCACTGCATTCCATGGAACTCTGAGAATCTTCTTCTCAGG ATGGAGGGATAACCCCATGCTTCCAGGAGGGCTGTTGTATGAGGGTATAGTTGAGGAGCCGATGATGCTGTCAGGAGGAAGTGCTGCCCAGAGTTCCTCCATTCAGTGCTTTGATGCGCTACTGGGCATCTGTCATGACGACCATGCAG CATCTTTCCTGAAGCGCATGCGGGAGTACATGCTCCCCTCCCACCGCCAGCTGATAGAGACTCTGTCTGGCTGTCCCCCTCTACGTGACTTTATCCTCTCCTGCTCCAGCCCTTCTCTCTGCGTCAATTATGACTCCTGTGTGTCTGCCCTGGTGAACCTGCGGAGTTATCACCTCTCCGCCGTGACCCGATACATCACTGTACCTGGTCACCGGGCCCGTGCCATGCGTTGTCCACTCAACGGCGTAGGCTCAGCGTTGGATGAAACCGGCACCGGAGGCTCCAGCCCACTGCCCTTCCTGAAGAGCATCCGTGATGCCACTCAGAGAGCACTGATCTCACAGACCTGA